In a genomic window of Akkermansia massiliensis:
- a CDS encoding threonine/serine ThrE exporter family protein encodes MQHTDQIQALSEFLLEYATTLMGAGVHTNRAVRNISRIAAAYGYSADMTIFQRNITMSLICKDDETLRRTSVRKLKPLAFNLNLIQQLSELSWLPVDNNVSIAEMEQAFRSIVRTKRFSRWTDLLLVSVGNAAFCRLFNGDLWAMLTVFAATLLGFLVKQQLSRLKYNPLGVIILSAFAASMAAACAVIFQLGSTPQIALATSVLFLVPGVQMINSIMDLMHGHILMGISRGVHSIMMISCITIGLSATMLIVGVNSL; translated from the coding sequence ATGCAGCATACCGACCAAATACAGGCCCTTTCAGAGTTCCTGCTGGAGTACGCCACCACGCTTATGGGCGCAGGGGTGCACACCAACCGCGCCGTGCGCAATATTTCCCGCATTGCCGCCGCGTACGGGTACAGTGCGGATATGACCATTTTCCAGCGCAATATCACCATGAGCCTGATCTGCAAGGATGACGAGACGCTGCGCCGCACCTCCGTCCGGAAGCTGAAGCCCCTGGCGTTCAACTTGAACCTGATCCAGCAACTCAGCGAATTGAGCTGGCTCCCGGTGGACAACAACGTCAGCATTGCGGAGATGGAGCAGGCGTTCCGCTCCATCGTGCGCACCAAGAGGTTTTCCCGCTGGACGGACCTGCTTCTGGTCAGCGTGGGCAACGCCGCCTTCTGCCGCCTGTTCAACGGGGACCTGTGGGCCATGCTGACCGTGTTCGCCGCCACCCTGCTGGGCTTCCTGGTAAAACAGCAGCTTTCCCGGTTGAAGTACAATCCGCTGGGCGTCATTATCCTTTCCGCCTTCGCCGCTTCCATGGCGGCCGCGTGCGCCGTCATCTTCCAGCTCGGCTCCACGCCTCAGATCGCCCTGGCCACCAGCGTCCTGTTCCTGGTTCCCGGCGTTCAGATGATCAATTCCATCATGGACCTGATGCACGGCCACATCCTGATGGGCATCTCACGCGGCGTCCATTCCATCATGATGATTTCCTGCATCACCATCGGCCTTTCCGCAACCATGCTCATCGTGGGGGTAAACAGCTTATGA
- a CDS encoding threonine/serine exporter family protein, which produces MSPDFLSSILLDGLMAAIAATGFAVISNPPKRAIAVSALLAAIGHAFRFYMLHSWSIDISSATFIAAFTIGMLGVMTAKLVKCPAEIFAFPSLLPMIPGVYAYKTILALMQFMQENQDTATMNRLIVEICKNGITAFFIIFSLVIGVAIPMLMFKRLSYTRIIKPEH; this is translated from the coding sequence ATGAGTCCGGATTTTCTTTCCTCCATCCTCCTGGACGGCCTGATGGCCGCCATTGCCGCCACGGGGTTTGCCGTCATCTCCAATCCGCCCAAGCGCGCCATTGCCGTTTCCGCCCTGCTGGCGGCCATCGGCCACGCCTTCCGGTTTTACATGCTGCATTCCTGGTCCATTGACATTTCCAGCGCTACCTTTATCGCCGCCTTCACCATAGGCATGCTGGGCGTCATGACGGCCAAGCTGGTGAAGTGCCCGGCGGAGATTTTCGCCTTCCCCTCCCTGCTGCCGATGATTCCGGGCGTGTACGCCTACAAGACCATCCTGGCCCTGATGCAGTTCATGCAGGAGAACCAGGACACGGCCACCATGAACCGGCTGATTGTAGAGATTTGCAAGAACGGCATCACGGCGTTCTTCATCATCTTCTCCCTGGTGATCGGAGTAGCCATTCCCATGCTGATGTTCAAACGGTTGAGCTATACCCGCATCATCAAGCCGGAACATTGA
- a CDS encoding homoserine dehydrogenase, with the protein MTEKPIQLGLAGLGTVGSGVYETLCRNHSLLEARSKIPFRIKRIAVRNLEKPRETAVPQELLTDDWQDLVNDPEIDIVIELIGGTRQAYELVTLALRAGKPVVTGNKALLAEYGAEIFKLSAEMGTPIYFEASAGGGIPIIQSLQNSLICNHINSIVGIINGTSNYILSAMGEHGADYADALVQAQKLGFAEEDPSLDVNGWDAAHKALILAMLAYGTTISPDKIYVSGIENITSRDFEFARKLGYTIKLLVVIRYHEGQEDALELRVQPCFVHDWHILASVNGVFNAISVNGDIVGETLFYGRGAGKNPTASAVISDVITAMRESRYPEYHTGFNPYAKSCGIMHINDTVTPYYVRFQVADQPGVIAEIARILATFGIGISATSSAPSHIAEDGAQWNDLVFILHSCPWGQLQKALEEIARISCVAAEPRVLRIEHLLPQS; encoded by the coding sequence ATGACGGAAAAACCTATACAACTTGGGCTTGCCGGGCTGGGAACGGTCGGTTCCGGCGTTTATGAAACGCTGTGCCGCAACCACTCCCTTCTGGAAGCCCGGAGCAAGATTCCTTTCAGAATCAAGCGCATCGCCGTGCGCAATCTGGAAAAACCCAGGGAAACCGCCGTTCCCCAGGAGCTGCTGACGGACGACTGGCAGGACCTGGTGAATGACCCGGAAATAGACATCGTCATCGAACTGATCGGCGGCACGCGCCAGGCTTACGAGCTGGTGACGCTGGCCCTCCGCGCCGGGAAACCCGTCGTCACGGGAAACAAGGCTCTTCTGGCGGAGTACGGCGCGGAGATTTTCAAGCTTTCCGCGGAAATGGGCACGCCCATTTATTTTGAAGCTTCCGCCGGAGGCGGCATCCCCATCATCCAGAGCCTGCAGAATTCCCTGATCTGCAACCATATCAATTCCATTGTCGGCATCATCAACGGAACGTCCAATTACATCCTCTCCGCCATGGGGGAACACGGGGCCGATTACGCGGACGCCCTGGTCCAGGCCCAGAAGCTGGGCTTTGCGGAAGAAGATCCCTCCCTGGACGTCAACGGCTGGGACGCCGCCCACAAGGCCCTCATCCTGGCGATGCTGGCGTACGGAACCACTATTTCCCCTGACAAGATTTACGTCAGCGGCATTGAGAACATCACCAGCCGGGATTTCGAGTTCGCCAGGAAGCTGGGGTATACCATCAAGCTCCTCGTCGTCATCCGCTACCATGAAGGGCAGGAAGACGCCCTGGAACTGCGCGTCCAGCCCTGTTTTGTCCATGACTGGCATATCCTGGCCTCCGTGAACGGCGTATTCAACGCCATTTCCGTCAACGGAGACATTGTAGGGGAAACGCTGTTTTACGGCCGCGGAGCGGGCAAAAATCCCACAGCCTCCGCCGTCATCAGCGACGTGATCACCGCCATGCGTGAAAGCCGCTATCCTGAATACCATACGGGGTTCAATCCGTATGCCAAGTCCTGCGGAATCATGCACATCAATGATACGGTCACCCCGTATTACGTCCGCTTCCAGGTGGCGGACCAGCCCGGCGTCATTGCGGAGATAGCCCGCATTCTGGCCACCTTCGGCATCGGCATTTCCGCCACCTCCTCCGCTCCCAGCCATATCGCTGAAGACGGAGCCCAGTGGAACGACCTCGTTTTCATCCTCCATTCCTGCCCGTGGGGCCAGCTTCAGAAGGCCCTGGAGGAAATTGCCCGCATTTCCTGCGTGGCGGCGGAACCCCGCGTACTCCGCATCGAACACCTTCTTCCTCAATCCTAA
- the metH gene encoding methionine synthase, translating into MTRASRIERLDYLKDQLRKRVVILDGAMGTNIQKFRLEEEDYRGERFADAARYPNDLKNNNDLLVLTRPEIILDIHRRFLDTGRADILETCTFGATSIGQHDYFWHRPEEGRRKDQEYFQEVVDAPELKALVRDLNMAASALARQACDEAEASDGRPRFVAGSIGPMPVTCSLSPDVNDPGFRAVNFRQLRQAYRDQVLALLEGGVDMLLVETIFDTLNAKAALFAIEEIFEEQPEAAVPVMVSVTLTDKAGRTLSGQTIEAFWNSIRHVRPFSVGINCALGPDLMRSFAEELSGLADCYVSIYANAGLPNPLSPTGYDLLPEDMARFMKEYASLGLLNIVGGCCGTTPEHIGAIAAAVEGLAPRVPTAQEPVLRLSGYEAYNHTREKNTLFVGERCNVAGSPKFARLIREGNYEEAVSIARQQVENGAVVLDFCFDDGLIDGSEAMVRFLNLVSAEPDIARVPFMVDSSKWEVLEAGLQCMQGKGIVNSISLKEGEEEFLKKAALIKRYGAAAVVMAFDEQGQASNYDDRVRICKRAYDLLVNRVQFPPEDIIFDPNVLTVGTGIPEHANYALDFFKAAGWISQNLPHTHISGGISNVSFAFRGNNPVREAMHSAFLYHATRQGLDMCIVNAGMLEVYDNIPKDRLKLIEDVLLNRDPDATERLTDYAEKLAAEKTEAGTEKKPVLEWREQDVAKRLEYSLIKGITEFVDADTAEAFQELGSPLSVIEGPLMDGMKAVGQLFGDGKMFLPQVVKSARVMKQAVAWLTPYIEEDSKGSSKTGKAVIATVKGDVHDIGKNIVGVVLGCNGFEMIDLGVMVHCDTILDRAEAEQADLVMLSGLITPSLEEMSHVAAEMERRGMTIPLMVGGATTSALHTALKIAPHYKGAVVHTVDASQVVPAAASLVSEKKDSYIAAVKARQEELRNRHENKPVRDLLPLEEARELRWKGAADGYVPPVPARLGTVSIGSLHSSVSCGCCSDNPRYYVTVEELIERIDWTPFFHAWELHGSWNRAAQEFRTKDPSKAEAAAALYQDARDLLEQAVKENRYQARGVIGIFPANSTASHDDITVWTDESRNVPQAILLTQRQQLNKQGKTRLALADFIAPERVKDYVGAMAVSIHGSRRWAKEWEARNDSYRALLVSSLADRLVEAFASIAHGKLRLLWNIPEESGVRPACGYPSQPDHREKETVFGLLHAREEAGMNLTETWMMQPVSSVCALVFSHPESTYFSVGVTGEDQQKDYAARRQAAHS; encoded by the coding sequence TTTTGCGGATGCGGCCCGCTACCCCAACGACCTGAAGAATAATAACGATCTGCTGGTGCTGACCAGGCCGGAAATCATTCTGGATATTCACCGCCGCTTTCTGGATACGGGTCGCGCGGATATTCTGGAAACCTGCACTTTCGGCGCTACCAGCATCGGCCAGCATGATTACTTCTGGCACCGTCCGGAAGAAGGACGGCGCAAGGACCAGGAGTATTTCCAGGAGGTGGTGGATGCCCCTGAATTGAAGGCCCTGGTCAGGGATTTGAACATGGCAGCTTCCGCACTGGCCCGTCAGGCATGTGACGAAGCGGAAGCGTCAGACGGCAGGCCGCGCTTTGTGGCCGGCTCCATCGGTCCCATGCCCGTTACCTGCTCCCTGTCCCCGGACGTGAACGATCCCGGCTTCCGGGCCGTGAATTTCCGCCAGCTGAGGCAAGCCTACCGCGACCAGGTTCTGGCCCTGCTGGAAGGAGGAGTGGACATGCTGCTGGTGGAGACGATTTTCGACACGCTGAACGCCAAGGCGGCCCTGTTCGCCATTGAAGAGATTTTTGAGGAACAGCCGGAGGCCGCCGTTCCGGTCATGGTGTCCGTCACGCTGACGGACAAGGCCGGACGCACGCTGTCCGGCCAGACGATTGAAGCGTTCTGGAATTCCATTCGTCACGTCCGCCCTTTTTCCGTGGGCATCAATTGCGCCCTGGGGCCGGACCTGATGCGCTCCTTTGCGGAGGAGCTTTCCGGCCTGGCGGATTGCTACGTGTCCATTTACGCGAATGCCGGGCTTCCCAACCCTCTCAGCCCCACCGGCTACGACCTTCTTCCGGAGGACATGGCCCGGTTCATGAAGGAGTACGCGTCCCTGGGCCTGCTGAATATCGTGGGCGGCTGCTGCGGCACCACGCCGGAACATATCGGCGCCATTGCCGCTGCCGTGGAAGGCCTGGCTCCCCGCGTTCCAACCGCGCAGGAGCCCGTGCTGCGCCTGTCCGGTTATGAGGCGTACAATCATACGCGGGAGAAGAATACCCTTTTTGTGGGGGAACGCTGCAATGTGGCGGGTTCCCCCAAATTTGCGCGCCTGATTCGTGAAGGGAATTATGAGGAAGCGGTATCCATTGCCCGCCAGCAGGTGGAGAATGGAGCCGTGGTGCTGGATTTCTGTTTTGACGACGGCCTGATCGACGGCTCCGAGGCCATGGTCCGCTTTCTTAATCTCGTTTCCGCGGAGCCGGATATCGCCCGCGTCCCTTTCATGGTGGATTCCTCCAAGTGGGAAGTGCTGGAAGCGGGCCTGCAATGCATGCAGGGCAAGGGAATCGTGAATTCCATTTCCCTGAAGGAGGGTGAAGAGGAGTTCCTGAAGAAGGCGGCCCTGATTAAGAGGTACGGCGCGGCGGCCGTGGTGATGGCTTTTGACGAGCAGGGGCAGGCTTCCAATTACGACGACCGCGTCCGCATCTGCAAACGGGCTTATGACCTGCTGGTGAACCGCGTGCAGTTCCCGCCGGAGGATATTATTTTTGACCCGAACGTGCTGACCGTCGGCACCGGGATTCCGGAGCACGCCAATTACGCCCTGGATTTCTTCAAGGCCGCGGGCTGGATTTCCCAAAACCTGCCGCACACCCACATTTCCGGCGGCATTTCCAATGTGTCCTTTGCCTTCCGCGGGAACAACCCGGTGCGGGAGGCCATGCATTCCGCTTTCCTGTACCACGCCACCCGGCAGGGGCTGGATATGTGCATCGTGAATGCCGGCATGCTGGAGGTGTACGATAATATTCCCAAGGACAGGCTGAAGCTGATTGAAGATGTGCTGCTGAACCGGGATCCGGACGCCACGGAACGACTGACGGATTACGCGGAAAAGCTGGCTGCGGAGAAGACGGAGGCCGGAACGGAGAAGAAGCCCGTGCTGGAATGGCGGGAACAGGACGTCGCCAAACGCTTGGAGTATTCCCTTATCAAGGGCATTACCGAGTTTGTGGACGCGGATACGGCGGAGGCGTTCCAGGAGCTGGGTTCCCCGCTGAGCGTGATTGAAGGCCCGCTGATGGACGGCATGAAGGCCGTGGGCCAATTGTTCGGGGACGGCAAGATGTTCCTGCCGCAGGTGGTGAAGAGCGCCCGCGTGATGAAGCAGGCCGTGGCGTGGCTCACCCCGTATATTGAAGAGGACAGCAAGGGCTCCTCCAAGACGGGGAAGGCCGTAATCGCCACCGTGAAGGGGGACGTGCACGACATCGGCAAGAATATCGTGGGCGTGGTGCTGGGGTGCAACGGTTTTGAGATGATTGACCTGGGCGTGATGGTCCATTGTGATACCATTCTGGACCGGGCGGAGGCGGAACAGGCGGACCTGGTGATGCTTTCCGGCCTGATCACCCCTTCCCTGGAGGAGATGTCCCACGTGGCCGCGGAGATGGAACGCCGGGGGATGACCATTCCCCTGATGGTGGGTGGCGCCACTACGTCCGCCCTGCATACGGCCCTGAAAATCGCCCCCCATTACAAGGGCGCCGTGGTGCACACGGTAGACGCCTCCCAGGTGGTGCCCGCGGCCGCCTCCCTGGTGAGCGAGAAGAAGGATTCCTACATCGCCGCCGTGAAGGCCCGGCAGGAGGAGTTGCGCAACAGGCATGAAAACAAGCCCGTCCGCGACCTCCTGCCCCTGGAGGAAGCCCGTGAATTGCGCTGGAAGGGGGCGGCGGACGGCTACGTTCCCCCCGTGCCCGCACGGCTGGGGACGGTTTCCATCGGCAGTCTGCACAGCTCCGTGAGCTGCGGCTGCTGCAGTGACAATCCGCGCTATTACGTGACCGTGGAGGAGCTGATTGAGCGCATTGACTGGACCCCCTTTTTCCACGCCTGGGAATTGCACGGCTCCTGGAACCGCGCCGCCCAGGAATTCCGGACGAAGGATCCTTCCAAGGCGGAGGCGGCCGCGGCCCTGTACCAGGACGCCCGCGACCTGCTGGAACAGGCCGTAAAGGAGAACCGCTACCAGGCCCGCGGCGTCATCGGCATTTTCCCGGCCAATTCCACGGCCAGCCATGACGACATCACCGTCTGGACGGATGAATCCAGAAACGTTCCGCAGGCCATCCTGCTGACCCAGCGCCAGCAGTTGAACAAGCAGGGAAAGACCAGGCTGGCGCTGGCGGATTTCATCGCTCCCGAGAGGGTGAAGGATTATGTGGGGGCCATGGCCGTCAGCATTCACGGGTCCAGGCGCTGGGCGAAGGAATGGGAAGCCAGGAATGATTCCTACCGCGCCCTGCTGGTCAGCTCCCTGGCGGACCGCCTGGTGGAGGCTTTCGCTTCCATCGCCCATGGCAAGCTGCGCCTTTTGTGGAATATTCCGGAAGAGTCAGGGGTGCGCCCCGCCTGCGGCTACCCCAGCCAGCCGGACCACCGGGAGAAGGAAACCGTGTTCGGCCTGCTTCATGCCCGGGAGGAAGCGGGCATGAACCTGACGGAGACCTGGATGATGCAGCCCGTTTCCTCCGTCTGCGCCCTCGTGTTCTCCCACCCGGAAAGCACCTATTTTTCCGTGGGCGTCACCGGGGAGGACCAGCAGAAGGATTACGCCGCCAGAAGACAGGCCGCCCATTCCTGA